The genome window AGTCAGGGCAGAGAAGCCCTCAGTATTTTGGAAAGGGAAACACCGGATTTAATTATTTGTGATGTGATGATGCCCGAAATGGATGGCTATACCTTTGTGGAAGAAATACGTCAAAATACCCAATGGAATCAATTACCTATCATCTTTTTATCAGCCAAAACCCAAACTCAAGATAGGATTAAAGGTTTAAATCAGGGGGCTGATGTATATTTAGTAAAACCTTTTGAGCCTGAAGAATTAGTTGCTCAAGTAAAATCTACTCTTAATTATAGTCAACGTCTGATCAATAGTAATGCTGTAGGGGCTGATACCAAAAGGATTCAAGTACCTAAGTCGGTGGAGTTAACTCCCACAGAAACAAGAGTAGTGAGTTTGGTTTCTCAAGGTTTATCAAATCGGGAAATATCTATTGAGTTGGGGGTAAGTCAGCGCACCATAGAGAGTCATGTGTCGAATATGCTCAACAAAACGGGTTTACATAATCGTACAGAGTTATCTCGTTGGGCGATTCAATCTCAGTTAGTCTAAATCTTTTCTTGACAATCTCCCCACTCTATTGGTTATAATGTATTGTGCAAATGAAAAAAGTAGTTTTTATTCTACTAAAGAGTATTTCACGATACTAAACCTGCCATCTTAGCTCAATTGGTAGAGCACATCACTTGTAATGATAAGGTTGTCGGTTCAAGTCCGATAGATGGCTTACAACGACTAGAGATAGATTACTCCAAACTTTCTCCCCCAATAACTATCTCCTCAATGCGTAAACTAGGGCCGGCGCACCCTACCGCCAAGCCAGATTGCCCTCCTTTCCCACAACCCCCTGACTCATCCCAATAAAAGTCATCCCCGATCGCACTTATTTGTGCTAAGGTTTTAAATACATTTCCTGAAAGGGTGACATTTTTTACAGGCTCGGCAATTTGTCCATCTCGAATCATCCACGCCTCCCCCGCGCTAAAAGTAAACATCTCTCCGTTTGTCATGCCTCCTAACCAATTAGAAGCATATACCCCCTCGGAAATATTGCTAAATAAATCCTGTACAGGAGTTTCACCCCTACCAATCCAAGTGTTAGTCATGCGGACGATGGGAGGATAATGGTAGTTGAGACAACGGGCATTGCCTGTGGGTTTTTCTCCCAATTTTCCAGCGGTTTCCCGAGAGTGTAAACGCCCCACCAAAACACCATCTTTGATTAACTGGGTGGTGGTTGCTTTGGTGCCTTCATCGTCATAATAATAACTGCCCCGATGTCCTTCGGGCATTGCCCCGTCAAAAATTTGCAAAAATTCCTCGCCAAATTTGCGCCCCATGGTCATTACTTCTAATAAATCGGGGTTTTCATAGGCCATATCAGCTTCGGAAAGATGCCCAAAAGCCTCATGGACAAATAACCCTGTCAAAATAGGGTCAATTACTACGGGATATTTGCCACCCTTGACGGAGGGTAAACTGAGGGCATTTACGGCACGAATGGAGGCACTTTCTACCTGTTTATCAAGGTTGGTTAAATCTTCATAACCTTTCCTTGTACCTGTGGTTTCTCGCCCCGTTTGTATTTGATGGGCTTTTTTGGCGATCGCACTAAAGCGCATTTCACTATCAATCCAAGACTGCTGTATCATGCTTCCTTCGGAGGTAGCGAGGATAATTTCTTGTTGGGCATCGTAATAGGTGACGGATGCGGAATTGATGTGAGGATGATAATTTTTGAGAATGTGATAGTAATGGTCACATAGTGCTTTTTTATCCCCCAATGGAATTAAACGGGGATTGGTGCCAATGAGGGGCAACCGACAACTTACCTCCACCGTTTCCACAGGGGCAAGAAGAGTCTCATCATCTCCTATGATACGGGCAAAGGCGATCGCCTCTTCGACCCTTTCTTTAAGCTGTGATAAATCATTAAAGGTAGCAAAACCCCAACCCCCTTTATAACAAGCCCTTACCTGCCCCCCTACGGATACCCCTTCGCTGAGGGTTTCTACCGCCCCATTTCTCAGGGCAATATTGGTACCTTCAGAGTTTTCTAGGCGAATACTTAGGAAATCTACTCGTTTTCGATACTGCTTGATTAAATCTGATAATAAATTGCGATAATCTTTCATTTATGGGGAGTTGCTAAATTGGGCTGTGATTTTTGGTTTAGGTGGAAAATGATAATAATAATTATCAATCATCAATTATCTCTTGTCTCCCAAATTCCTTTATTCATAATTCGGGCATAGTTTTGGGCATTGATTAAAATATCATCATATTTCCCGTCTGTGTAGGTTAAATTGGCGATCGCACTTCCATCCTCAATAATTTTTTGATTAATAAAATCATTATTTAGCCATACATAGGCAGAAAGTCGATCAAATGAATCTTTTGCGGTTAAATCAGTTTTAATGGTGATAGTAACAGAATTAAGAGGATTTTGAAGATTATTTGTAAGTAGATTGAGAATAGTTTTTTCTGCTGTTTCCTGCTGATTTTCAGGCACATCTAAACCAGTTAAACGCACTCGATAGGCTTGATTGTTGATAGCTACCTCAAGGGTTTGCCCACTGACAACCCGCACCAATTGCCCAGAAACAAAGTTATCGGATAAAACATTTTGTCCACAGGAGGATAATAGACAACAAAGAATAATTGAAAGCACAAACCCTTTAAAATTAGCCATTTTTAACCATCGAGTCCAAAATTAATCATCCTCAATGGGGAAACCAAAACGAACTTTTCCACGACCAAAATAACGTCCAAATTGTAATTCGTAAACCTCATCTTCGTCTTGGGTTTCTACCACTAAATCTGAGCGAGGATAACTTACACACAACAAAGCGTAACCCTCTTTTTGTAAATCAGGAGATAATCCCATGGCTTCAGGTTGATATACATCTCCTTCAATTACTCTTACCGCGCAGGTGGTACAGGCGCCATTTCGACAGGAAAAAGGGGCATCGGCATCTTGATTTTCGGCGGTTCTTAAAATATATTGATCTTCAGGTACTATGACAGTTTCCGTGGTGTTGGTTTGGCGGTTATGAATTGTTACCTTATAGTTTCGCATCGTGAATTATATAATTAAGTAAGTATATAGGCTTTCCCATAACAATTATAACTAAACTGGTCATTGAACAATGGGTCATTGACAATGGATAACTATGGCACAAGACATCAGAAAAGAAGTTAAAAAGGTATTGTTAATTACCCTCGTTTTAAATATGACGGTGGTGATAATTAAGGGGGTAATTGGTGTTTTAACTGGCTCTCTCAGTTTACAAGCAGATGCTCTTCATAGTGTCACCGATGGGGTAAATAATATTTTGGGTTTGGTGACAAATCAGCTTTCTTCTCCTATGCCAGATCGAGATCATCCCTATGGACACCAGAAGTTTGAAGCCCTTGGAGCATTGGGGGTTGCGGTGTTTTTGGGGATTGCTTGTTTTGAAATTTTTAAAAGTGCAATCGCCCGTATTTTTGCTCCCAGTGAAATTGTAACCATTGAGGTGGCAGAGTTGTGGTTATTGTTCTTAGTTTTGGGTATTAATATCTTTGTGGCTTTTTATGAGCGTAGAGTAGGCAAAAGATTAGGTAGTCAAATCCTTGTTGCCGATGCTAGTCATACCATGGGTGATGTGTGGGTGACAATCATCGTTTTAGCTGGACTTATGGGCATCTGGGCATCTAATCAGGGGTTTTTTATTCCTTTTCAAGCCCTTGATGTATGGTTGGCTTTTCCTGTGGCTTTTCTAGTTTTTAAGAGTGGTTGGGATGTCTTACAAAACAATATACCATGGCTGGTGGATCAAATGGCGATCGCCCCTGAAGCTATTTATCAAACCGTTATGGAAGTAGATGGAGTTATCAACTGCCACGATATCGCCTCTAGGGGTTTACTCGGCAGACAAGTATTTATCGAAATGCACCTTATCGTTAAACCCAAGGATGTAGAAACCGCCCATTTAGTTACTGAAGAAGTAGAGAAAAAACTACAACAAAAATTCCATCCTGTCCGCACTATTATTCATGTTGAGCCTTCATCCTATCAATCTAATCAAATTACTTTTGAAGAAAATTAAGAATCAAGAATTAATCACTGAATTATTTATCGAATAAAACCTCTACATCTCAAAACCTTAACGATGTCATACAAGCAATGAAAATTAGACTACCATGAAGATAGGTAATAAAGCTCCAAACTAATGAATTATCCCACGGTAGAAAATGTCCCTCACATAGAAAATTGGGCAATCATTAATCATCAACCTGTCACAGTTTCCCCCGAAGCTACATTTTTAGAAGTATTAAGAAAGTTTGATCAAGGATGCGATTGTTTAATTGTTGTTGATTGTCATATTCCTTTAGGGGTTATTACCATCGAAAGAGTAATAAAAATAATTACTACTGGGGTTAATATTTATTCTCTACGGGCAAGAAACTTTTGTCAGAGTTTTCCTTGTCAAAAAGAAACAGAATTAATAGACGTTTTTACCATTGCCCAAGGAATTTTTCAAGGAAAATATGATGTTTATGGTTGTTTAAATGAAAGGGATAATTTTAATGGTTATATTAATGCTAAAAGTTTAATTCGTTATCTTGTCACGGATTCTTTATATCAAAGAGTTACCTTAAACAGCATTTTTAAGCCTAATTTAATTGTAGTGGATCAGGGAGATAGTATTTTAAAAATAGCTGAAAAATATGTTGATAGCCTTGGGCAACATGGATTTGTTATTAATCATGATCAACAATTAAAAATAGTTTCTCCTCACGATATTGTCAAGGCTTTTATTGATACAAGCTGGGAGAATCCGCACCTACAAAGTTTAAGTTTAGGAGAAATTCCTTGTTTTTCTTCTAAAGAAAAAATCCCTACTATTGTAAATGTTTTACAACATAAATGGGCTGTTTTGGCACACCATCAAAATGGTACTTTAGAGCAGGAATTATCGAAGTCTTTTTGTGAGTTGGGTATAGGAAATATTTCCCACCATAGTTTTGTTGAAAAATTGAGCTTAATCACCCCTTCCCATTTAATAGAGGTACTGAATCCTCTTTGGCAACAAAATTATTTACGACAACAACAGCAAGAATTAGACTCTCTTAAAACGGCGGTAAGGTTAGAGCAAAAACAAGTTGAACAGGAAAAGTTATTATCTAGTCTTAGCTCTCGTATTCGCAAATCTTTGAAGTTAGATGATATTTTGGGGAGTACTGTCAATGAGGTACGTTCTTTTTTAGATTGCGATCGCGTGATAATCTACCAATTATACCCTGACGGAGACGGAGTGATTATCGCTGAATCGGCAGGACAAAACGTCATGTCCATTTTAGGTAGAGTAGTGCAAGACCATTGTTTTGCCAAAGACTTTATTAAACCTTATCTAAATGGTAGAATCCAAGCGACAGACAATGTTTTTACTGCCAATTTATCCCCTTGTCACCTCGATTTATTGTTAGGGATTCAGGTACAGGCAAATTTAGTTGTGCCTATTATTTTTCATGATCATCTTTGGGGTTTGTTGGCTGCCCAAAACTCCTTTACTCCCCGTCATTGGCAAAAAGATGAGTTAGATTTATTACAAAAATTAGCGGCTCAAGTGGCGATCGCCATTCAACAGTCACAGTCAGCCCAGAAAGCCTTTCAAGTGGCGAAATATCAAACAGCCATCGCCCACCTAGGTAATACAGCCCTTATCACCAACAACTTAGAAATATTACAAAAAACCACCGTCAAAATTATCGCCGAAACCCTCAATGTCAAATATTGTAACCTCCTCGAACTACAAGCCAATCAAGCCGCCTTTGTCCTTAAGGCAGGGGTAGGATGGCAGGATATGTGGCTAGGGGTCGCCAGAGTCGGTTCTTCTCCCCGTTGGATGCCGGGGTACACCATGACCGTCAAAGAGCCTGTCATTACCGAGGATTTGCTCGTAGAAACAAGATTTAGCCCTCCACCATTTTTGCACAACACCAACATTATTAGTGGGGCGATGGTGAATATTGGTAGTAATGATAACTACTTTGGTATCATCGGCGTATATAGCCAAAATCAACGGAAATTTAGCCCCGAAGAAATTAACTTTTTACAAACCGTCGCCAACGTTTTAGCTACCGCCACCCTGCGCACCAAATCCCAAAGACAGTTAGACTACTTTTTCAATTTATCCCTTGATATGTTTTGTATTGCGGGGGTTGACGGCTCATTTATACGGGTGAATTCCAGCTTTTCTACCACCCTCGGTTATGGGGAGGAGGAGATGATTAATAAAAATATGCTCTCCTTTATCCATCCCGATGATGTGGAAATCACCGCCGAAGAGTTAGAGAGATTGAGTCGAGGTTTTCCTAGTCAAAACTTTGAAAATCGTTGGCGCACCAAGGATGGATTATATCGTTGGTTGGCATGGAAGAGTTTACCCTACGAGGAGGGAACCTTTTACGCTGTAGCACGGGATATTACTTTGGCAAAACAAGCCGAGGAACAGTTACGCAGTTTAAATGAAGAGTTAGAAACTAGGGTAAAAGACCGTACGGAGGAATTAGAGCAAACCACTACCCAGTTACGCACCTTTGTACAAACCGCAGGGACAGTGTTGGTGGTACTAAATCAAGATTATCGTATCATGGAATGGAATGAGGAGGCGGAAAAAATATTTGGTTGGACGAGGGAGTCGGTATTAGGAGAAGATTACTTTTTATTGTTTGTTGCCCCCAGTGATAGGGATATTTTGAGGGAAAAACTAGATATTACCTTGGTAGAAGGTAAGGTACAACGGAATTTAGAAAGTAAGGTAATGGTGGCTGATGGCACTGAAAGGACTTTGTTATGGAATGTTAATCGCTTTACTGATGGTAAGGGAGAAGGTATTGGTATTATTGCCTGTGGGCAGGATATTGAGGAGGTAAGACTGGCACAACTAAGGCTAAAGTTGAGTGAAGAAAGATTCCGCAGTATCTTTAACCAAGCGGCGGTGGGCATTGTGCAGGTAAGTCTTCCAGGGAAGTTGGTTTTGGTGAATGATAAGTTTACTCAGTTGGTGGGCTACAATCGCCATGAGTTGTCGGAGATGGATTTCCATGCTCTCATTCATCCTGATGATGTTTCTGATACCCTCACGGATTTGTCGGAGTTGTTGGCTAGTAATCGGGCTACCTTTGAGCGAGAAATTAGGATAAAACGCCCCCACGGGGATTATCTTTGGATATATCTTACTATGTCGGTGGTGTGGGTATCTGTAGAGCCATCTTACTTTATCGCTGTAATTAATGATATAAGTGATCGCAAACAGGCGGAAGAATCTTTACAAAAAAGTGAATCCCGTTTGAATAGTGTTCTTAGTTCGTTACAGGATGTAGTATGGTCAATGTCTTTACCAGATATGAATTTGCGCTACATTAACCCTGCCTGTGAAATATTATATGGTCATTCTCCTGCGTCTATTTTGGCAAATCGGGGATTGTTATTGGATATGGTAGCGCCAGAATATCGTCAAGATGTGGAGAATACATGGCAGGAGATTTTGGAGGGTTATAAACTAGGAATTTTGCAAAATGAAACCAATAAAAGTTGGGAATTAGAATATAAAATTATTTTGTCCACAGGTAAAGAAAGATGGGTTAGAGAGCGATCGCACATAGTCTATGATAGATATGGTAGGGCTGTAAGTATTGACGGAATTTCTACCGATGTTACCCAACGTCACGAAGCCGAAGAAAAACTATTCAAATCTCTCCAAGAAAAAGAAGTCCTACTTAAGGAAATCCATCATAGAGTCAAAAATAACCTCTATGTCATCTCAGGATTACTCAACCTGCAATCAAGCTATGTAGAAGATGAGCAAGTGCGTAACCTTTTCCACGATAGCCAAAACCGTATCCAAACCATGGCAGTCATCCATGAACAACTATATCAGTCCGATGACCTTTCCGAAATAAATCTTGCCGACTACATAAACCGCCTCGTATCTAACCTTTTCCTCTCTTATAACAATAGCCGAGAAGGTATCAAACCCGTAACCAATCTCGCCGAATGTTATCTCAACATTGAAACCGCTATCCCCGCAGGTTTACTCATCAATGAATTAGTTACCAATGCTTTTAAACACGCTTTCCCCCACGGCAAAGGGGAAGTAACCATTAATTTATTCCTTAAAAATGAACAACATATTATCCTTGAAGTAAAAGATAACGGTAAAGGTTTTCCTGATGATTTAAACTGGGAAGAAAGTCCTTCTTTAGGCTTAAGATTAGTAAGGTTATTAACTCAACAATTAGACGCAGAAATTGAGGTTACTTCTTTTAAAAATGAAGGTACTTGTTTTTGTTTAGATTTTGCCCCTATTAGTTAAGAAAAGTAGCGTAATAAAGGTGGGGAATAGGCAATATTTTTTTATTTAGATATGTCAGTCTATCTAATATTTATATCTTCTAATTGTTTCTGTGTTGACTTACTTAAATTATATTGATCTACTGTCAATTTAATTTGTGTGATAATATCATTAATTAATGGCACAATGACAGAATTTCCAAACTGTTTATATGCCTGATTATCAGATACTGGAAT of Cyanobacterium sp. HL-69 contains these proteins:
- a CDS encoding two-component response regulator, translated to MKDTQNSSPNKLLLIDDDPNLILLVKDYLEFNGYQVLIASQGREALSILERETPDLIICDVMMPEMDGYTFVEEIRQNTQWNQLPIIFLSAKTQTQDRIKGLNQGADVYLVKPFEPEELVAQVKSTLNYSQRLINSNAVGADTKRIQVPKSVELTPTETRVVSLVSQGLSNREISIELGVSQRTIESHVSNMLNKTGLHNRTELSRWAIQSQLV
- the tldD gene encoding TldD protein, encoding MKDYRNLLSDLIKQYRKRVDFLSIRLENSEGTNIALRNGAVETLSEGVSVGGQVRACYKGGWGFATFNDLSQLKERVEEAIAFARIIGDDETLLAPVETVEVSCRLPLIGTNPRLIPLGDKKALCDHYYHILKNYHPHINSASVTYYDAQQEIILATSEGSMIQQSWIDSEMRFSAIAKKAHQIQTGRETTGTRKGYEDLTNLDKQVESASIRAVNALSLPSVKGGKYPVVIDPILTGLFVHEAFGHLSEADMAYENPDLLEVMTMGRKFGEEFLQIFDGAMPEGHRGSYYYDDEGTKATTTQLIKDGVLVGRLHSRETAGKLGEKPTGNARCLNYHYPPIVRMTNTWIGRGETPVQDLFSNISEGVYASNWLGGMTNGEMFTFSAGEAWMIRDGQIAEPVKNVTLSGNVFKTLAQISAIGDDFYWDESGGCGKGGQSGLAVGCAGPSLRIEEIVIGGESLE
- the nuc gene encoding micrococcal nuclease — encoded protein: MANFKGFVLSIILCCLLSSCGQNVLSDNFVSGQLVRVVSGQTLEVAINNQAYRVRLTGLDVPENQQETAEKTILNLLTNNLQNPLNSVTITIKTDLTAKDSFDRLSAYVWLNNDFINQKIIEDGSAIANLTYTDGKYDDILINAQNYARIMNKGIWETRDN
- the petF gene encoding ferredoxin, translated to MRNYKVTIHNRQTNTTETVIVPEDQYILRTAENQDADAPFSCRNGACTTCAVRVIEGDVYQPEAMGLSPDLQKEGYALLCVSYPRSDLVVETQDEDEVYELQFGRYFGRGKVRFGFPIEDD
- a CDS encoding Cobalt-zinc-cadmium resistance protein, coding for MAQDIRKEVKKVLLITLVLNMTVVIIKGVIGVLTGSLSLQADALHSVTDGVNNILGLVTNQLSSPMPDRDHPYGHQKFEALGALGVAVFLGIACFEIFKSAIARIFAPSEIVTIEVAELWLLFLVLGINIFVAFYERRVGKRLGSQILVADASHTMGDVWVTIIVLAGLMGIWASNQGFFIPFQALDVWLAFPVAFLVFKSGWDVLQNNIPWLVDQMAIAPEAIYQTVMEVDGVINCHDIASRGLLGRQVFIEMHLIVKPKDVETAHLVTEEVEKKLQQKFHPVRTIIHVEPSSYQSNQITFEEN
- a CDS encoding Circadian input kinase A, translating into MNYPTVENVPHIENWAIINHQPVTVSPEATFLEVLRKFDQGCDCLIVVDCHIPLGVITIERVIKIITTGVNIYSLRARNFCQSFPCQKETELIDVFTIAQGIFQGKYDVYGCLNERDNFNGYINAKSLIRYLVTDSLYQRVTLNSIFKPNLIVVDQGDSILKIAEKYVDSLGQHGFVINHDQQLKIVSPHDIVKAFIDTSWENPHLQSLSLGEIPCFSSKEKIPTIVNVLQHKWAVLAHHQNGTLEQELSKSFCELGIGNISHHSFVEKLSLITPSHLIEVLNPLWQQNYLRQQQQELDSLKTAVRLEQKQVEQEKLLSSLSSRIRKSLKLDDILGSTVNEVRSFLDCDRVIIYQLYPDGDGVIIAESAGQNVMSILGRVVQDHCFAKDFIKPYLNGRIQATDNVFTANLSPCHLDLLLGIQVQANLVVPIIFHDHLWGLLAAQNSFTPRHWQKDELDLLQKLAAQVAIAIQQSQSAQKAFQVAKYQTAIAHLGNTALITNNLEILQKTTVKIIAETLNVKYCNLLELQANQAAFVLKAGVGWQDMWLGVARVGSSPRWMPGYTMTVKEPVITEDLLVETRFSPPPFLHNTNIISGAMVNIGSNDNYFGIIGVYSQNQRKFSPEEINFLQTVANVLATATLRTKSQRQLDYFFNLSLDMFCIAGVDGSFIRVNSSFSTTLGYGEEEMINKNMLSFIHPDDVEITAEELERLSRGFPSQNFENRWRTKDGLYRWLAWKSLPYEEGTFYAVARDITLAKQAEEQLRSLNEELETRVKDRTEELEQTTTQLRTFVQTAGTVLVVLNQDYRIMEWNEEAEKIFGWTRESVLGEDYFLLFVAPSDRDILREKLDITLVEGKVQRNLESKVMVADGTERTLLWNVNRFTDGKGEGIGIIACGQDIEEVRLAQLRLKLSEERFRSIFNQAAVGIVQVSLPGKLVLVNDKFTQLVGYNRHELSEMDFHALIHPDDVSDTLTDLSELLASNRATFEREIRIKRPHGDYLWIYLTMSVVWVSVEPSYFIAVINDISDRKQAEESLQKSESRLNSVLSSLQDVVWSMSLPDMNLRYINPACEILYGHSPASILANRGLLLDMVAPEYRQDVENTWQEILEGYKLGILQNETNKSWELEYKIILSTGKERWVRERSHIVYDRYGRAVSIDGISTDVTQRHEAEEKLFKSLQEKEVLLKEIHHRVKNNLYVISGLLNLQSSYVEDEQVRNLFHDSQNRIQTMAVIHEQLYQSDDLSEINLADYINRLVSNLFLSYNNSREGIKPVTNLAECYLNIETAIPAGLLINELVTNAFKHAFPHGKGEVTINLFLKNEQHIILEVKDNGKGFPDDLNWEESPSLGLRLVRLLTQQLDAEIEVTSFKNEGTCFCLDFAPIS